The Larimichthys crocea isolate SSNF chromosome XII, L_crocea_2.0, whole genome shotgun sequence region aaaaaaattggcccgcgtCCAAACTTAGTTGCCGAACCCTGCTCTAGAGATTACACATTCTCAAAGATGTCTTAGAAACTTTCCACCACAGATTTAACCCTGTTATCAAGGGCAGGGCAGGGGGGTGAGTTTAAACACAGCTGTTCCTATTATTACCTTACACTCTATTTCCCTCACACATACTTACACTACAAAATGCCAAATGCTGTTTTTCCCAACATAAACATGAGCAAGCCTTTATAAATGATTGTCACACGTCTTGAACATATATGGAATCAAACCAAAATCAGATACTATTTCACACACCTGTTAAAATTTAACATGATCACTTACTAGCAGATAAATGGTTAAGTATATGCCTaagacaagcacacacactgtaacacacagatAAATGCCTCAAGATcatctctgatctctgacaCCCATCGCTACTCCTACTTCTTCTCTCTGCGGCGAACAGCTTTGTTGATCTCCTTCAGCAGAGTTCCCTTGTTGTTCTTCACGTTGGCTTTCACTATCTCCAACAGAGACTCAATCTTCTCCCTTTTGTAGGGACGTTGGAAGGTGGAGAACTTGTCCATCTTTGCTTTGACCTCCTCTGCATCTATAGAAAACAGTGAAGACCTGTTTAGGCGCCACTCACCACTGGGTTATGgagttttataaatatttattgtaaatgaTATGGAGGGTTGCACTTCATTCAAACAGATCCTCAAATGATCACTCATTGCAGTTTGATGAGCAGTTCTGCTTTGGAGAAGAAAAGTCACTAAAaatctgcatgtgtgggtgtCACAGACCTTTGCAGTTGCGTCTGTTGAAGAGTGGCATGTAAACAATCGTGGGCTCCTTCTCTTTTCCCTCAAACACATAGCAGTCCTTTGGCCAGTCTCTCTCCTTCAGGATTTTGTCGTCTATCTCTGGGAAAGGCTTCTTCACCTCAGCTGCATAGTCTCTGGCAAGAGTCAGGGTCTGTGAAGAGAGCAGAGGGTGGATGTTATTTCAGACTCAGCTTCCACAACTTTCATGCTCCGGAAGAAAGCCTGAGAAATAAATTACACTTGATGATAAATGGGTTCAggcagactgaaacacacacactttacctcAAACGCTTTTCCAGCGCTGTAATCTGGTGCGATGATGAGGTCGATGTCTCTCTTGTCTCCCAGAAATGCAGGGTAGGGTACATTCATCAGCAGCCCGGCATCCATCAGATGGAATCTCTCATTTGAGCTGAGGTAAGTTGGAGCGGTGCGATCTGCCCAGCAACAGAACTTTAGAATTcttcaaatcaaactttttatttcctcccttcCCGAGTttgtaaacattttttacacattaagCAGACATGGAGAAACGTCAGGATTCACtatgagtcatgtttgtgtccacctgatgaattgAAGTAATATTCACTCTCCATTCAGCTGTTTTCTTCAGGGTTAAACCTAACCCTACCCTTGTTACGCTGCCTTGACTTCAGCTAGtagcacagacatgagagtggtaatAATCTTCTGATCTAATTCTCATAAAGAAATTGATTATCACTCATGAGTTCTGTCTTCTCACCTTGGTAGAGGAAGTTTTCAGTAGTTCCCCAAACCCAATACCAAATCAGCCAAAGGATTTTTCCAACCAGTTTGGCTGTGACAAAAAGAAAGGTACAAAAACatctcattaaaatgaaatgagccTATTTGTCTACAACATTGTCCAGTCTTATTGTTACTAACCTATGTCTATGAAACCTCCTTTCCGCTGACTTTGGGTCCATGTATCCACTGCAGCTATCATCTCCAGACTCCACTGTTTAGCAAGACGATTTCTTTCCTCTGGACTCTTTGCCTCCACCCACAAATTCAGAGTATGGTTTGCCTTGGTCACTGTGGCATTTTAAATCAGACATTTGCTGAGTCATTATTTGatcacagacataaaaaaataacaacagaatTGAAACATTGATGGCATTTCTTTGTAAATATCAGTAGCTGCATTCAACTTGGATTCAATGAATAAATCTGGTGAGAGAACCGTCTGAAAAAGGTTCATGATCATCATCACCATTACCTTCTGGTATACCCTGCAGTGGGCCCAGGTCAAACACCACAGGAGAAATCTTAGTGGGGTTTCTGGTCACAGCTATTACTTCATCAAGAACAGCTAGTACACTCTGTTGCTCTTTAGTAACATCACCAAGATGGAAGAgtcctaaaacacacacacaatatgttaCTATGAAGTTTTACCACTTCTCCACATCAACAAGACATTTATCATGGCAGtttctaaaaaataattttgtatgttttaaaatgtcagattgaGATTACCTTTCAGCCAGTTCAGGATGTACTCTTTTATAACTTCCCCACTAGCCAATGCAGAACCAAGGATACCTACACAGTTTCACAATGAGGATTAATATGAATGCATGATCAGTACAgtatgtcatttttattaagAGGGCTGAATGTTATGCACATCTGTGCACCAGCCAGGATTTAAACATTACTTAAATCAAAATCTAACAGCACTTGAAGTGTTGTCTATCTGTCCacttatgattttttttattaatacattAACCAGCATTACCATTAGACAAATGTAAATCCAATCTTTACTCTGCTTTTAGctcttttttggtctccaccaactccagaTAAAATATCTGTACTGTAAAATCGTTCTATTAGATGTAGTTTGCTGTGACTTTTGTGGCTAACAACAAGGTAAATAAGAAATGAGTTTGCtggccagaaaaccaaaacagtggGCTGAAAAGGGCTAAATTAGGTTAGAagtctgtgtgggttctttACTACAGTGATTTAAActattgttgttttgaaaatataaactgttgttgctttaatattatatttgcTCTCATTCAttgaaaacatgttgttcagTATTTACTGGTGATCATTTTTAGTGCTGTACATTACTTCCACATTGTTGTCAAAGTCAGTATAGCCATCAAATTTTAACACCTTTGCTTCAATTATGACAGCGTTAGTAGAGAATTTAAATGAATTGGATTAAGTACAATccaattcatttaaattattttgaaaagttctcatcaaaataaaagcaccattGGAGCTTTGGTTTCAAGGTGTTTGGTTGCTCTTACTGCTCCACTGTTACCTTCCAAAAACTTACTCAGcctgtgaacacacaccttCCAGTTTGACCATGTCCATCTCTGGCTTCTTCTCCAGCAACTTTCCATTCTTGAATTTGCTGCCCAGAAGAGAAGTTTCAATGAAGAAACCCAGCTCTGTGAAACCAGCCTCGTGTGGGCTCAGCTCGAACCATTTCCCTGAGAGACACAGTGCATTTTACAATTAATACAGCTCAGTGACTCACTTACATTGCTGTTTGTACAACTAAGTCTGTactaagtatgtgtgtgtgtgtgtgtgtgtgtgtgtgtgtgtgtgtttgtgtgtgtgcgcgcgctaTTAACTTGCTAGCTATCAGGGTAACGGAAAGGAAATAAGCTAACTTAATGTTACAGTATTGAAATGGAGTATTCAGTATTATAATATCAGTATTGAAGTCTTTCTTAacttttaacttgtttttaactttttatgcaactttttatttattgtaaagtTTACCTGTTGTACCATGCTTGCTGTGCCTGTACACTCTGTGGACATGTTTGTTGAAGGTACAAAATGTATTAGAGTGATTTGGatggaaaaagtgttttttctgtatCTATTAAAGTTGTGTAAGAGTTAATAGCTAGCATTAAGCTATGAATGCTATGATAGCAATGAATAATGAAAGGTATGCCCAAGGAGAACAATTAAAAATCTCTCTCTTATCTCTCCTCAGGATCACTACTTAAATTTATGACCACAAAACAGACCGATAAAGTGCCCCTACCAAATGCTGACGATGAAAACTGTAAGTCCAGTGTTCCACTTTAATTGATAACATATGCCATGCCCTGTAAAGATTCTTTATGACAGTATacacaattttgtttttttgtcaggcAGAATTAGAACCATTGCTTAAAAAGTGCTGATAAGCACTAGCCTTATAATGTGAGTTATTTACAATGTAACAACCTTGttgttatttagttattttattttgttgtttttttgttctttagatttatattttcaaaattaCACGTTATTTAATTCTAATATGTATGGTACGATATGTGAacatttggaataaaaaaagtttcaatttatacatttttcattggCGTCAGATTATTTATAGGGTATAGTCGAATGGTCAAAAAAATTtgctcctaagtcctttcctaaccactttttcTTGACCTCGATAGAAAAcgtcacaaggtcaaggaaagatgtgaaggagaattcacaAGGAGTTAGGAGAAAACGACCGTGGTGTTCAGAGAATTCGACTGCACTTACACTTAGACTACGTCATTATACAACAGCAAATGTTATTGACATgacctgtggtaaaactacaaagtccagaagatggactacaaaacacgCAACTGAGATACTTACTAGATACTCCCCATGTAGCATGTAGTTTAATGCAGGAAACATAAAcgtgaaaaatatgacttcattatcaatgtcagaatttaaataaatgaacattgtccacctgtcacagaagtcaaatgaagtgtttgttacgcTGGTATGGTTGCTTACCCTGCTGTCCACtcaagttatggcaaagatataTGATTAATCAGGTAACTTCATACAGGGTGCTGGATGGcacagttacaaacagtttttattctgtgtgtgaacgcagctccatagtcaacaacagaacacacttcatgatcagagtttttacatcacatcaacacttatgttcatattcacacgctctctctgctgcaggctgcatcacactgtttaaatacattgttttctggttgtgaatgactgaacggTGCACCAATTTTTTGTCGCTGCCGCAAGGAATTGTGGGGCGGCATTACCCCCTTTCCTTTCGTAAAGGGTGGTcatcctatgctaaaggagataataaaggaagcattgaagctcctcTCCTTAACAGTTAGAAAATTCGAACAGTAGGGATGAGTGAGTAcagcattatctgtatctgtatctgttgaCCATATGAATGATCTTTATCTGTACTCAGAGTGGGCGGAATTTAACCCAGAGGTGGGACGAGTTGACTTGAATTGGGCGGGGCTTTAACTGGTATGATATTTTAAGCACGGGTTGATCAGaaattgttatatatttattgctgattagaaaactatttacaggaCAGCATCACCATTGACCTTCAGATCAATGGTTCTGATCACAATAGCAGACAAACTATTTACTATTTGCAACAATGAATACAACACATTTTGGGGGAGTACCGTGTACCACCACTCAATCTTTTAGTGGTACGCAGTGCTGGACCGTACCGGCATGTTATGCTTATATCATTATCTGCTCCActactgtctttctctcttttttcttcatcctctttttctcttcctcttctcactACCAGATGACAGCTCCTTTAGGGGGAGGGGGATGCGGTCACTGCGGCTTATACATCTTTGAGACATTTCGGTAAAAACAGCCCTCGGGCACAGAGTCTCGGGGGCCCTAACAGCTCGGGGCCTTAAGCAGTTGCCTGCTTTGCCTGTTCACAAGCTGCgcgtctgtatgtgtgtgtgtgtgtgtgtgtgtgtgtgtgtgtgtgtgtgtaccttctGGAGGCCCATCTGTAAAGCAATCCTTGTTTATGGCGTTGTAGATGGGGTAAGGGTTGAAGGTATTTCTTCTGGCCTCATCTGAAAGATGTCGTTGGTCCATctgatgaaacaaaatatttctctGAAGGACTGCATATACAATCtttagcagtgtgtgttgtgctaCAAATATTAGTAGCAATATTAGGAGtaaaagtgtgtctgtgtttttccccCGGTACCTCTTTTATGAACTCAACAGAGGTCAAAGCCCCCCACACATCAGATAAAGAGAAATCCTCATCGTTCATCTGTTCACACAACCAGTCCACAGCCTGCTTCATCTCAATACCAGGACGAAACAGCCTGGACATTGCTCTGTCCATGTTGGAGCTCCATTCTGGATCATTGTACACGGACGACATGCACCTATCAGGGGAAACATGTACACATAGATCAAGGAAAAATGTGCATTATTGTCTGTAAGAGATTAATTGATgggttggtccaccactttgctCTGAACTAAAGTATTTGGACAAATGCTTTGGAAAGAACGGCATGTAAATTTTGTTTAGTGtgaattagcatgttaacacacaaaacacaaattagtAGCCTTGGAACAAAAATATATGATGTGATTATCTCCTTATATCTACATAAGaatggtaaataaaaaaacaacagccagACTGAATGGTACAAACATTTAGTGAGGTTACAACTGTAAAGTGAGGGTTCGATGTCTGGTGGTGGGATCCCTTCTTTATGAGAAGAAACAGCAGGATGGAGATGAATAATGTTCTTAACCCTTGTAATGTCCTTAACTTACAACTATGGCCACTGATACCTTTCGAATATTGTCACCAAGTGGCAACTTTAGTGGCTGTGTAGcgaagccaatgtggaagtgccaaaaactgcagttccacaaatgtccacttgaggctggctacagaacaaatcagtctccatgttcaaatgtccaacttcacagcagaaataaacatgtttacagcctggtacaaaaaacagttttggtctctatagctaatctCACCGTTCATTATTATAATACTCAAtgttcaagttatattaaggcttaaagttatgcatatgCATGCAGCGTGTCCACTTCAAATGATAGATAGGTGTTTTCAGGACTTTCACatacagctcttcagaaaactACGACGTTCATGTTTATAGTGTATATGGTGATTACTCTTCTCTTAGCCTaagtctcttctgtctctcttcacaatgaaagagaaaaaagaataaacctCAAATTTTAAGACTAATATTGTACAATTTGACCCAAGATATACACTACTGTGGACGAGATCAGCAGGAATAAATACAATCCCAcctaaaaaaattatattttactgCTTTACCCTGCCATCAAACAGAGTTTTTTGTGACACTTGCAAATGCAGATCAGCTAATAAGATCAGATAGTTGTGAGTTCTGACTGAAATCAGTTCTGCTCTGTGTTCTGGCCTGGCCATTCATGCATTGTGTAACTCATATAcaagcttgtgtttgtgtgtgtgattgaaatTAGTGTTACCATGTTGACCCAGAAAGTCCTCCTACATAGACCAGAGTGTCCAACAGACCTTCTTTTTCCATCTGATAGAGAGTACCCATGAGACTCACGTCTGCTCTTTGACCCCCACCTGACCCCAGCAGAGCAATGCTGGGAACATTATTCTGGTTGGAAAAATGACAGAGAGATGGTAAATTTTAGGCTCAGCTAGTTGTATTGAACAGAGTAATATAGGAGAAATAtaagaaaatgtaattcaaatgtattatattattattattattattattattattattgttattattattattattattattattagtagtagtagtaataattgTGCTCCTGTGGCTTTGGGTTCAAAATCCCAACCATAAAAACTTCAAGTCATCTGATCTCTGAttcatgtctctctttcttgtttcctgtcagcttTACTGTCTTAAAGAAGTATTGGAGTCTACCCTGTTCCTATTGGTGTGAAGAGACGTCATAATATACACATGTACATTTATGTAATCATTTTTTCTTGGTGCtcttcaagctttatttgacagtgacagctgaagagtgacaggaaagcaagtaaagagagacagggatgacacgcagcaaaggacCTCAGGTCGGAGTCGAACCCTGGGatgctgcagcgaggactaagCCTCTGCACATGTGGTGTGcactctaccaactgagctaaatgctgCCACATTTAAACTATTCACAAAAACTTGTCATGTGACCTTCACCACTGATTACAGCTTGACAATGGCGTCACATGCTGTTCAAGTCGACTTAttgcaacctgctgatgacattCTGTGACACTCAAGCTCAGTGGTAACTTCCCTCTGAggacttcctgtttgaagcctcaCACTAACCAGGTACTGTTGAAGGATTGTTGGGTGTCGTcttggtgtcatgatgtcaaaatgtgaacagcatgatgaagaggactgtttaaatacaaactgtagaagcagaacatttagtggtcTGTTCATGGATCAGACACTAGATGTGATTTTGAATcaccttgttagagaacagcatgttatgcaataagtactgaagcactgaacagttggacatgtgcattcaaaagtttagagaaggtcaaatgaAGTTCACCAGTAAAGTGCATTTTAGGTGCATTCTGAAATTTCATCCGAAAGCCAAATATCCTGAACTTTTTGTGAGTGGTGTATGTAAAGATTTCTAAATAACTGGGAGAGGTTTCTTTCTTACTGCATCACATTCGACTTTCAGTTTCTTGAGCGCCTCCAGaactttttgtttcctcttgtgAACATACTCCTTTTCACCAGGACCCAGAGAGTGGGAGTGACGGATGACTTTCTGAAAATAATCAAAGACAGCTAACAGAATTAGACTCAATAGGAAATTACACTTTATTAATACACTTTATCCACAAAGACACCTTTAAGTTATAAGTGCTTCATTggaaaatctaaataaattatTCTTGATTGTTTAAGGGGATTAAAAGACAGAGAATGAAGTAGAATGGTATATTGTGTAGGTCCCTCTTGTGGCACCAAAACATACAGACAGTTGTGTgactaaaatgaaaaaaatgatggaTTTAGTCATAGTGGCtattaaatttcatttcatttcaacattcattactgaagatttttttttatttgctccaGGGGAGCAACAAGtgctgtttgtgctgtgtcTTCACTGTGGTGCGTCTTTGCACCTCCTTGGTTTTCACATGGTTTGAATGTGAATTGTGATTGTGCATTATACTATGGTCTTCAACCACATGCCAATAAACTTGTTCAGGCATGCTTTTTTTCAATTATAACCATCTCCAAagttaaaaaactaaaaaaaacatcagtgttattcacttaATTTACAATGTACAGAATTTACAGAAGATAGAAATAGACATACAACTAAAAACAATGACAAGAATGCTTTAATGTACTCATGCCCTATAATACAGATAGAGATACTAAATGCTATTGATGTACAGTCAAAAATCATTTGCCATGTATCTCTCACCTCAGGAGCAGCTGCCTCCATAATGTCTAATATCTGATGATGGATTTTACCAGTGGTTCTGAAATTGCAGGCGACATGTTATTTAATGGTGCTGCAAAACGTGTATTTCCAGTCTACATGTTGGGACACAGAAGCGGAGcggagtgaatgtgtgtgtgtggcagagcAACAGAGAAGGTTAGCGCTATAAGTTTGGTTAGAATGAAATGTCCAGAGTATGTTTCAGTACACGATAAAACCTTCCCTGTGCTGCTCAACCACAGTTTGGCAGACGAGCAGGAAGGGTTAAGATacccacactggggaaattgACTTGTTACAGTCACAATATACAAAAGCGGATAGTAAAATACTCTCTACTGAATAAATAGTCACAACACAATCTTACAGCGTCCATAAGATTAAAAAGAGAGGGACtaactgaaaaaataataatccataagattaaaaagagagggactaactgaaaaaataataataataaaaaaaaaaaacagacactctGGGCTATTTTGGGCTTTAAATGTCTTCATCTTTTAAATCACCTCCAATATTTCCCGTGTTTTTCTGCTCATGGAGCTTCTTAGGTCGGGCAGAATCTAACACTTATTCCGTTGATCCACTTTATTAAGCAAATAAATGGCTGTAGTACATTTCCTATCTGGCAACCCAGAGCTCTGGTATGAGCCATGATGTTATCAAGCCAgatcaaaacacacaggcaaacaccGTCaaggcaaatttcaaaataataaatatactgACTATACTAATTTATCAAGAAGCTTGTATTTCAGTGGAACATGTTTCCCtaatctctgatgacacagcatATTCAATTTATGAATACAGTAGATATCTTACATATTGCACCTTTAAGATATCTGTGGTTGGCACACCACTAAACGAGAGTGTAAACAAGTTAGTGCATGCAGCATACGGAGTATGTCAGCAGACTTTGATTAGTAATGACAGAAGTTAACACAGAGTCCTTAACTCACGGAAAATGCAGAGCGACCAAGTTTTCTCAAACAACCTGCACAAGTGAACACGGCAGAGCAAAGATGTTTCACCTATTAAAAACTTTCCCCAGCTTCCGTCTTAAATACTCTGAAATCTGTGTTGTACACCACCCATATGTTGTACTTGTGCCAATCAAAACTTGTCACACTGCATTACAGATAGTGATCTAGCCATCCTGGAGGACAGCTAGGAACCTGGAATCAGAtgaacacaatacacacattccAAAACATGTAAGGACAATAACGAGTTATAACAACATTTCCAGTTAATTTCAAACATGCCTACTTCTTCAGACAGTTGCCTGTTAACAATTGTGgaattcatttgaaaaaaatagaTTCATTAGAATCAGATAGAAATCTGAACAAAAGAGGTTAACACTAAGCAACGTTTCTGTGGTTCATAAGTTAGTTCTGACATGAGAAGCTTCTTAAGCACAAGGTCAAGATAAAAAGAGCAAGGAGTTGTAAAGTACATATTGCTCAATAATAGGTCGTTTCATATAAAAATCATTAGTGTTTTAGGCTATCTTGTATGTAAAACACTTAATTTTGTGGGACTGTAAACAACATCACAGTACATTTCTTGACTTTGTGTTAttactgaattttaaaaaggcttttattttgaagaagcACCAAGCACATATAGATCAGATGTTGAAAAAGGTAACAGGAAAATGGTAAACGGACTCTACTTATATGGTACCTTTCTAGTCTTGCAACCACTCACAGCGCTCATCTTATTCTTATAATGAGCAAAGCAATGTTAAGCCAAAACCAAAAGTATGTGCTGCTGGCCATGGCCATGTTAGCTGTACTTTTTGTCAAACAGTTGATCAACTTCCATGATGCTCCTGTCTGcttgtgtgtatacatattttTGTAAAACTTCCAATTTTGGACTCAGCAAGAGCTGTCTGCATCTTGTGCATTTCCTTTCTAGCCTTTATTgcaccagcttttttttttgttcagcctCAAATTCAGCCTCAcggatttttctttctttcttgcagtTTGGCCTCTCTGCATCTGCATATTATCCAAAAATTTGTCCATGAGCATAAATCATTTGCATCATCCTCCATTAATTGTTCAGTTTGCTTTACCGTGCTCATTAGCTGGGATAACTTGTACCTGTGTGCCTGGATTTGTCTTGCTCTTTGCTCTTCCACAGTCTTTTTCATCCATGGCAATGTGTTCCACTTCGCTGTTCAGCCAAACAAGGTCCTTTAATCTAAACGACACGCACTGTAGTAGAGAAGTTTCAAATTACAGCTGGATGTCACCACAAAGTTCTGGAACcaccagtgttaattttgtcacccatttttcaatttagtcttagtcttgtgtcaaagttcattcttagtcttagtcacttttagtcttcacaaatcatttttgttagtcatattttagtcgactaaaagtctaaaatttttttgtctagttttagtcaaacgtgaacacagggtattttagtccagttttagtcaaaacattttggtccttttctattta contains the following coding sequences:
- the LOC104929914 gene encoding cytosolic phospholipase A2 gamma, which encodes MEAAAPEKVIRHSHSLGPGEKEYVHKRKQKVLEALKKLKVECDANNVPSIALLGSGGGQRADVSLMGTLYQMEKEGLLDTLVYVGGLSGSTWCMSSVYNDPEWSSNMDRAMSRLFRPGIEMKQAVDWLCEQMNDEDFSLSDVWGALTSVEFIKEMDQRHLSDEARRNTFNPYPIYNAINKDCFTDGPPEGKWFELSPHEAGFTELGFFIETSLLGSKFKNGKLLEKKPEMDMVKLEGILGSALASGEVIKEYILNWLKGLFHLGDVTKEQQSVLAVLDEVIAVTRNPTKISPVVFDLGPLQGIPEVTKANHTLNLWVEAKSPEERNRLAKQWSLEMIAAVDTWTQSQRKGGFIDIAKLVGKILWLIWYWVWGTTENFLYQDRTAPTYLSSNERFHLMDAGLLMNVPYPAFLGDKRDIDLIIAPDYSAGKAFETLTLARDYAAEVKKPFPEIDDKILKERDWPKDCYVFEGKEKEPTIVYMPLFNRRNCKDAEEVKAKMDKFSTFQRPYKREKIESLLEIVKANVKNNKGTLLKEINKAVRRREKK